The genomic region TTCACTTAACACAAGACAAGAGCTCATGGTTAATGAAGAACTTACTGAagaacatataataaattcctGTTTGTCCTTAGGTAGGGAAAAGAAAACCGAAGAAGTCATTCCAGCGAAACAGGTCACTGATGCAGCCCTTACCTTCCAGAGAAAGCAAAGTGTGAAATACTTGCACAGAAGCACATAGGTAacattatatattatcaaCTGAAGTCACTAAAGCATGACGCAGACTGCAGCACTAATACACTTGGACAGCTTCAGAAAGAATTAAGTCTCTAACAAGGGGaaataaacaatcaatattgCAATTGAATGCTGACATGATGGCATCAATCCACATTACTGAAGAGCAGACCCAGGAAAATAGCTGAAATAGGTTTCTATCCCAAAAATGTAAAGAAACTATTTCTTAATCCAAAAGAACACCATTTAACCAAGGTTTTATTCCAACAATTCCATCTACTGACTACTTCATTAATGCTGTCaccatttaattaattcaagaaaatttgcCATTTTGTTTACCAAATTACAGAATAATCAATTGGGCCTCTTGGATGGTTAAAGACTTCATCACAAAGGATATCAGGATTGGCTTTTTctaagaaataagaaaagtaatgttttatttttcttccaaaactTTACTTCTTTGTAAAAAGAAGTTGACATTCATGCAGGACAGGAGGAGTAACTCTCCTCGGTCCTTTTAGAAAACTTTAATTTggattaatttgtttcttattttttttgtagcaCACATTCGCTAAAGATTTCCagttttgatttaataaagtaATGTTACtttaccaacaaaaataatggaaaaaattaactaccttttcaaatattaatttactccATAGTGAATGTAACATTGTAATTAGAATGATCTACTTAAAATACAGAAATagtcaaatataaatttcaatagagTTTTAGATTTCAGCATGGCATTTGGTTTTcgttacttttttctttcaaatttattaagaaaCATGCCCTATAGACAGAATCCTGACAAAAAGGGATCTTATTTTAACTAACCATAGCTGAAGAATATTTAATAGTTATAGGCAGATGCTTATCCGTTGCTTCAATCCACCGTTCACTTCCCAACAGATATGCTTTAGATTCATACTCAGATGATGCAGGACTCTCTAAGCCATTCAATGGAGCTGATGAGATTGCCTTTGTTTTCACATAATCAGATGTAAACGGGCTGTCAAGAAATTTATCATTTGAAAGATCTTCAGTTCCTTTAAAGCCAGAAATAGCCCGAAGACATTCGTCCAAAACCTGTAGAAAGCGTTCATATAAGAGAACAAAAGTGATCACCAAAACCAAATCACAAAGGCAGTTCGAGtactaattagaaaaaaaactaGAGAACATGACAGTGATACATCATTTTATAGAATGaacactaaataaataaagacaGTCAACAAAACCACCTgcacttacatttaccaacgCCAATTCCATACAGAAAGCAGACATTTCGTCTGAGACTCTTGAGACTCTGATGAATGATAAAAGGGTAGATATAGACAAACTACTCCACCTGGTGTACATGTTAAACTTATTTGGGTAACGACAACAAAATACATCATTACAGGTAAACTAGCAAGAGGTTCACGAGTACCTACGTTGGCAATGGACACATTACGCAGATTTAATGCATCATGAATTGGAAACATCACAATTTTAGAAGAATTAGGAGTAATACTAGGGTCAGACATGGCTTGCAAATCCCTTATAGGATAGAGATTCATTCTACTGACTATAATATTGGCACTTCACCTTGTCAATCTGTACTGAATAGGTGATATAATAGATTATAATCTAACATTTCCTCTATTacatctattattttatttcctcTGTAGGACACACCCCAAAACAAAGTTCCATTTACCAAACTGAAAATCTTTTACCAAAGTCAATCTCCCCCTTTAATGATGTGAAACCTCCCAACCACTATAATGATGTAACTCACAAACTCTCTATCACTATAATTCAGGGCaatttacttgaaaaattacttttcaAGTCTCATCTAATGCCGATTGGACCTAAAATATTGGAGGAAGGAGTATTTTCTATACTATGGAATAACTACATTCTTTTACAACAAGCACTTGGTAGTTGGTACTCCTGCCAATGTTATTGAACATATTAAATTACAGTTGATCCCATGCGACTATCACCAGGCATCAACACTTTAACCAACTCAGCAGCTGACAATTTATtagtatcttttttttaaaccatATCCATCTTAACATTTTCATCTTGGCCACCGTAATTTGTGCAAccaaattctatttaatagCTATTGTTGGTCTTACAACAGTCCTCCAGATTATAGCATACTCACAGAATTgcaaaaagattaaaatcaaataatcagTGGATACATTaaaccaacaaaaaataatcaatggATACATGATAACTATCCACTACGTTGCCAAAGTTATGAAATCAACTAATTTTCAGATAATATAACAGtcaatataaagaaaaagaagaattgtCCATGTAGTAAGAAGAGGAAATTCACCTTGATTGCAGCTGTAATGATTCTCTCCTTGATTGGTGGAACAGTGTGTTCTACGTTTACCCTCCACAATCTAGGAGGAACACCCGAAAATGAGCTCAAAATTCCGTAAGCAATAGAGGAAATTTGGTCCCAGCATAAAGCAATTACTTTTGGATAATTGTGTGCCAAAGCTTTAAGAGCCTGCAGCAAactaattaaaacataaacatGAAAGCTCCAAAACCTTCTCACccaaagaagaaaatacaGTTTGGGGCTTAATTATCATATGGTAGATAATCCAATGTAAGAAAATGCATCCATAATTCATGGATAACTTAATGTTTCCTTTATATATTTCCCTTTCAAGGTAGTGGGAGTGCAGGACCTGTTGCTTACAAGCTTGAGCTGCCAGTGGGAAGTAGAATACATGATGTGTTCCATGTTTTGCTTCTCAATGAATATAAAGGACCACAACCAGTTGCTTGGGCAGAATTACAACATAAGTGACTGTAAAGCCTTACCAACTCCTCATGCAATTCTTTATAGCAGGCTTCGAGGCAAAAAAGAATTGTCGGGGCAATAGGCAGGTTCTCACAAAGAAGATGCCACCTAGGGACCTATTAACCACTTTTTGAGATTGACGACAAGCTCAAAGCCGAGAAGGGAGGTAATGATGTGGGTGCTTTTGTAGAACGACAATATCAAAGAAGGCAACAGCATCCATACAACTTGCTTACCCAACTAGAGTCTAATTTCctctatttgttttattttgtttccttGGTTGATTATGATCATATCATTAGGGATTTCTTTCATCTTTCAATTAAGATCATATGTTTTAGGATCTCTTCCTTTGTTATTAGGAAGCCTCAAAAGGGCTGTCAGTATGCAATAAAGGGCAAGCAATTATTCTCTCATTTCATCACTCTTAGAGGGAGCTCTGTCAAGACAGGTCAAtctctttttttcaaattcactATAGGTCACAAGAAGGATCCTTCCGCCTCTAGACCTGTGACTAGGCCCTATGCTAGGGCTCATAACAAAAGGCTACAGAGTGCTGGTAGTTACAAACACAAGGAAATTCTAGATAAGATGAACAGGACCATTCTTTAGTTGAAGAAGAGCTCTATTACCAAGATTTTAAGTAACTAACATCCAAGAAGTTTCTTTGGCTTCATTCATAGAATTAAATTTGCTGGAAAGCAAAGAAGGCGATCATGGGGAATGCAGCTTAGCAATTGACCTAGCAGATGGGTTTCTACCACAAAACaacttaaaattcaaatttaactaaagAAAAGTGGGATAAAATTGGAATTAAACCAATCCTCACAACATTTTATATCACAGTTCAGTCATAAATCATAAGGCAAAGGAAAGAAACATTTTACAACTAGAAGCATATAGATGAGCATCTTATCATTCTCCAATATTATGACAACAGTATATAGTCTATTTCTGGGAAAACTGAAGATAGATGGAGCAGATAACAGAAGCAGCACATTACATTGAACCCCAATGATACAATCATACAACCAGAAATTTCATTATCCAACAGAACAACTGTTACCTGAAATGCTTCTAAGCTTATTGATGGGCTTGATAATTGTTCAGAATATCGAATTAAGGTATATAATACACCAGATCTCTGTCGACCTTCAAGAGATCCTGTAAATCATATCAAGGAGCGAATCAATTCATACTCCTGATACTCACATTTAGAATATTTACTCAAGAAAAAACTATAGAAGAAAGAAGATGGATATAGCAGGCCTACAAAGTGGAATATCactaaaaaaattctgaaatgcactttgaaattacatgaaaaaaaaggaaaaacaaacacGGAACCTGTTGACATTTCCCCCAGCAGCATATTTTTGACACTTGCTGAGGAAGGAGTCACGGAAAGAGCTGCAGACAAGCAATTAATTGCAGCTGCCTGCAAATACGCAGAGgcacaatataaattattattaaaatatgacattgtaataaagagagaagaaacttGAATGTACAAGTCAAACAACCTAAAGATCTTTAAAGCAACAATTTTGCAACCTGACACTTCAAATGAATCAGAAGAAAAGGCTAACATCAGGGAAAATGTAAAGATTGAAGTTATAGAACCAGGAATCacattgtaaattttaaaatatataagctgttcaaaagataaaatcGGTTCAAATGTGTTTGACAACTTGAAGACCATCACCCACATTGCACGGAAGACCTTGTCAAAGGAGAATGTGGAGACCGCCGTGATAAATGTGGCTCTCAAGTGTAGCATATGAGACAATCAGGCTTGACAACTCTGACAATATCAGGGCAGCACTGATGGTACAAATGAATGAATTACATGATGCCACAATGTAGTTGAAAATTGGGTTGAAAGAATATCAGGGTTCATGGACTACTGTGGTTACgaaatcatgataattaaaataaatccccagaacaaataattacaaatttctcCCTAGAACAAAGAAATAGGATCTCAAAACTTCTCCCTAGAAGCAGACAATTATCAAATTTCTTAGTAGTCATGACCATGTAACATGCACATGACCCAGAAATTCGCCAGCTTAACGAGATATACCATACAGCAATACTTAAAAATGAAGAAGGTACCACTGGGTGTGAATACAACAAGACAAAGTAATAACCTTTGACAGCCAAAAGAAGTCAGAGAATGAGAGTCATGATGACCGTGCAGGAAATCTTAATACTAACCAGCAAGCTACTTCGATCACTTTGAAATGGAAAGCCCTCATCCACTGTTGATTGAACTGAAGAGATAACCACTGGCAGTAGCTCCTTCGACATTCTCGAATATCTATAGAATGAATAAGAAGAGATAACCAATGACAGTAGCTCCGTCAACATATGCAAATATTTCTTTGTAAAAGCAGTACTTATATTTCTAGACTCTCTGCTTTGTAACATGACATATAAAGTAAAACTTTTCTTTCCATAATAATGTTGTAAGGAGTACCAAGAACTAAGGTGGGTCCTAGAGCAATGGCGCATGGTGCAAAACAAGGAGAGCTCCTTTCTGAAGCACGGCGCTAATTCtcaaaagtaataaatgaggataatataaaaagtaaaattttacttCCCAGAAATCAGAAATAATATAGAAATCAGATTTTTAGTAAATATCTACACTcctaaagtaataataatagcaTAAATAAGAATTACCACAATTATGGTTCCTgacatggggatggaggaagaAGAACCCTAACTTAAAGCACAGATAGCGATTGACAATACTTATAAACTATAAAGGCAGAGACTTCACTAGATTGCTGAGGTCATATCCTAACACCTGGAAAATTCTTGAATACTTACATGTATCAACCCACCACAAGAATCCTATGGTTGATTGTGGACTGATATGACAGACCACAAAAGAAACCAGAATCCTCTTGGTAATATCTCAGCTTAAAAGAGCACTTACGGTGTAGAAGATATCAAAAGCATCAGGATTTTGAATGACAATGCCAGCAACCTACTGTTTGTTTCATGCTTGATTAAGTACAAAGTACCTGTTCAATAAAAGTGAAGATAACCAGATATATGGCTATTAGAACACCGTTCAGGAGAGGAGACCGATTAAAGgacaaaagatgaaaaatgcaaacagATAAGAAGCACACTTTTCAGAATACCTGAATGTAGCTGCATTAAGATATGCCCAAGAGAACTAGAGAGTGGCGTAAAAGACCCACATCTGGTGTGCCCCTTAAATTCTGCTATCTGAAGAGAAATAGATGCAGGCCCATCTAACATTGCCATAATAGTAGTGCCAGCTGCAATCCGCACCTAAGCAACGACATAaggtatttgatatttaaaaagaCAAGGGGAATGAATTCTGTATTATTTCAGTGAAACATTTAAAATGCCTTAAGGTCTCAATGACACAGAAAAGGATACTACAGTTGTATTAAGATGTTCCAGAAAATATATGTGGAacagaaaaaacaagaagaaataaCTCAATACGGATGGCAAACAATAGAAATGCCACCTTTAAATGAGGATCAAAAAGCAAGCAACTCATCAGAGTAGTCTCATATTTCCTGCAAATAAGAAACATTAAGCAAATGCAAATGAATAGGAAAACGGATATGAAGCTTTAAacgtaaattaaattaaacaactTCACAAACATGAGAAAGTAATCAGAAGATTCACCTGTGCTGCAGCACATCACTGGATGGCAGAACCATTGTCCATTGCGCTGTAAACAATTTCGGATCAGCTCGACAGAGATCCTTCCAGAAAAAATCAAGAGTTATGGCAAGAACATAGATCCATAAAGACAAtaggtatatttttatttctaacaGAAGCTTAAGCTTTTTGGATTAACTTTGACAAACTCTAAAATTCATAAGTAGGATTTGACTAAACAGcaataaataatcttaacTTCACTACAAAGAGAAAGTAGCAAAAGAATGGTGTACAAAAGACAACCAAGAACAGATTTTAAGAATACAAAGatccaaataattttggaGTATAAATGTAACAGAGAGGAAATTGAGAAAGAGAATAAGATCAAATTAACAGACCTGAATACAAAGAATTGCAGTTAACCTAGCCTTGGCTAACTGGTGACTGCAACTATCTTTCACTGATCCATCATTGTCGCTGCACTCTGAATCTGATGACATAAATTCCTGTTTAGGAGCAATCGAGCACTCATCTTTACGCTGTTCACTGCCCACAACTTTTTTCCGCAAGTGTGGAGGCCTATAAGGGCCATTTTGTGGTCTATTTGATGCTTCAAAGCAGGTTTTTTGGCTTGTTGGCCCAACTTCCTTATTGCGATTAGTTGCTTGATTCACAACATGGCACTTATTTACAAGGCCATACCGGAAAAAATTCCTCAGTGCTGCTACAAAGCCAGCCACCTAAAAATAGTTAAACTGCAATGAATTCATTGAAATGCaggaaaattacaataatctttTGGTATACTCAATCAAATCTGAAAGAGGCAGTCTCTTACATGATCTTCCAGATATCCTCTAGGCTCTGCTAGAACCAAGTGTAGACAATGGAGAAGCTCAATATAAAATCTGCCCAAGATGGGAATACCATGGGATTTCTCCTAATCATTCAAAACAGAATTTTGAATGGGTGAGAAATTTACCTGGAAATAATATTCTCTTCCAATAGGCTCCTAGATGCCCAGATGTCCATAACTTTTCTTAGAACCTAAGACAGAAAATTTCCTGTATTAAGTATTTTAAGCCTACATCATTAAGTAGGTCACAATGTGTACAAACCTCAATTGTGGATTGCCAAATGTCGAATGGTAAAGAAGAACCAACTCTTGAGTATACTTCACCAATCATGCCAAATGCAACTATTAGGACTTCCCATAAACCTTCAGATAATGTTTGTTTGTcacttaaataataagagtACATTGACTCCCCTTGTAAACATCCAACCACTTGAAGaacaaaattgagcaattgCTCATTTTCTGACAGTGAAGCAGCTGCTTGATGTAAACCAAAAAGGCACCTGAAAAGTAGACTATGTACAAGAGTCTAAGAATAGGTGCTCATGGTGTACTTTATCAGTATAATAcaaatgcaaaaacaaaaaccccACCAGAATGGAAAAACACAAGAAGCAGAGAAACAAAGAGCGCTggagcaaaagaaaaagagtagaaaataataaaaagaggGAACTTAAACTAGTGCCAATATAAAGCAGCAACATTCCCTGAAGTAAACCACATTCCCAATAAGGATGGTCTTTCTGTAACAGTCATATTGCTAAAAGTAAGCCTGTGAAACAAACCATGTTGCGGAGTAAGGTAAGGAGGGAGAGGagtaaagagagagagagcaagaaGGAAAACAGATTATCACACCGTAGACTCTCTAAACATTGTTTTGTAGCTTTAATTACAGCAACATTTCCATCTAATACGCCCTCTGTTTTGGCTTTGCCAAGGAAATTTTGCACTATCTTTTCAAAAGATTCAAGTATAAGAGCCCATGATGTCGAATTCATTTCCAAAGAAGAATAATGACTGATGCCATGGATCTGCAACAAGTAACAAAATACACTATTAACTGGCTACACAGATCACCCATATCAGAAACTTAATGTTAAGATGTAATTCAAGAGAAAAGCAACATAAGAACTACAGCAACCAAATGTCCTGCTGCAGACTAAATGTTCACAGGACAAGGATTATACAAATTCAAGTTAGTCTTCTTAGTATATGGTATGTCCcaaaccttaaaaaaattatatactatcATTAGAAACTCCCACATTTAAATATGTAACAACATGGTAGATTTGATTACTCCTTATCCTTTCAGTCACATAATATCAACAATGTACCAGTACCCTAGAGTGACTCCAAGAATAACGTCATTAGAAACTCTATTGACATACTAAATCTTGAACAAAGAACTTTTTCCCTGTGACCCCTAATTCAACAATAGCTACTCTAACTTCATTGCTTTTTGCCTTCAGGCAAATCCCTCCTCGCCCACAACCGGCCCAAAAGGGAAGTACCTTTCCCTCTGGGGGTAGGAAAATCATGATCGGGTAGAGTATCTATTTGTTTTAGCTCCCTCGTATCTCCCTAAAAACCCACAAGCAACAAACAGAAGTTCATAGAGTTGTGCCAAAAATCAGACCAGGTAAGGGTACTCTACTTCCAAGAAAAGAACCAAAGCACGAAATGGCAGTCAGCAGGGagaaaagtaaaacaaactACTTCGTAAAGTACCAAGTGAGATAATCTAGTGAATGACTGATTAACGTCCTGAATTCCTTCATACTGAGAAACGTTCCGGACCAGCTCTATTAGTAATATCAAGTCGGACGCTAcctgaaagaaaatagatgtaattatccaaagAAAAACATCAGATCAGATCACATCACATAGAATCACAGTGGAACTGTGGAAGTAGGAGGATACCTCGTGAGGAGGCAAGTCCCGAGCGGCAGCTATGAGAGAATCGGATTGGCAAAATATGAGTTGGTTGAGAAGGTGGAGGATATTGGGCCAGGGAGGTGACGCCAAGGTTTCGTCCCTCAGTGTCAGAAACGCAGTTCGCCATGGCCTCACCACCGAAGACATTGAGAGGAGATTTCCTTGTTAATTTTGTGAACCCCGCTTCCCCCGCGACTTATCAAGCGTGAAAATGCATAAACCCCTCCAATATTTTTGcgaaattgtaaaaattctctcacattaaaaaataattgtttaagCAGTCcctgaattataaaatattagaatattttaaagattttaaaaattaaaatatgcacacagtgtttattaaaacattttagtatacttgataaattatttttttgttttattttattgaattaaataaatatactaaaatttctAGATTATGCACACCCATTTAGTGTGTGCCtgtgttaatatatattaatggaaGGATCTTTAGAACAACTATCATATGGTtgacaaaatgtgatttgtctAACAATCCGGTaatcacatttatttctttcataaacaagtattttttattaattaatattattaataattactcatttatacATAGTTAGagttaattcattttattagcttttataaataattcattttgccctgattttatatttttattaaataaataaaataaaattttaatattgcatAAGTATCGAATATGCTTCAATTGctagtattaattaaattgaagatGTTCAGAGAAACTAACTTGATGCGCATTAAGTAGATGAACAAAACTACTCATTGTTCTTCTTTACTCAAGTACATATATTTAAGAGGCTTATATATAAGTGCaactttattcaaaaaaaatagtaactACTAacatttaacttatattaatttttatatcccttaaatatttgtatagttataattgtatttttttctatgctattcaatattttaatagatattttttctttcacatatatattattacaatcaAACACATAAATACTACTCTCTTTCTATCACATAATGCACTAGTCACAAGCATACTATGTAATACCCACACCTTTAACTCTCATTATGACATATCTTAACtagccaatttatttttttgggattatctttgaatttatttttttctctcctaAAAGttccattttaaaatatgtttgaagGTCTTCTGAAAGAATTCAACCTCCCAAGTCTATTTATACCCAATCACCACCCCCCAAAACAAGTAAACTCACTCCAATCAAACTccaaaatctatttttttccacacacacacctccTCGTAGGCGAGCATAAACAAAATCAACCTTTCATCACcataaacttatatttttaagtctATAACTATCGAATCTAAATGACATTGTGGTACAAAATGAGATATAGGAAAGACATCGTCTCTACAATTTCAGGCaattacaaattcaaaacTTTAAACTTAATCAAATACTAAtgtaatatgttatttttttagaattggtgtaaaaatattagtactaGTACTTATTTagttgtataaattataagttgaGCACCCACCAAATAAGAAAGATAAGGCAAACATTAGATCTAACGTTTCATTCTACTCCTCATTGTGGTTGCAATGTGAAAGTCGAAACTAGAATGGTTGAatcatataagaaaatattgagaGGTATTGTTGTTGtcaattttagatttataattttttttgtagttaaaGCCGAAAAGAGCCACTTTATTGCCAAGTGGTGtttcagtatttttttttaggtgCAGGTTACAGTGACAACCCATATTCATTCAAATCTGAAGAGTTTTTTAGGTCTGGCGAACGAGATGAAGATGTTGTTGAAGAAGTGGTTtctaaaatgtcaaaaattcTTCCGCGTTATCAATTGGTATTGTGAGAGTATTTGTACATGTCAAAAAATCCACAACCCTATCAAAAGTTTCACCAAAACTATATCAATCGTCCATAGAGATTCCAAACTTCAGCAAAACTATGTCAACTAACTTTTTTTCATAACTTAAGAGCATCTTGAAAGCTTCCATAGCCTTCTCCCTAATATTTTCCAGCACTTGAGTAATTGTAGGCAGTTTGGTGTAACTTCTGGCACCACTGGAGGATGTGGGTTCACTGAGGTTGATTCAACTAAGGTTCTAGATTGTGGTACTGATGATGTTGGTGCTACATTTGTATCCCATCTATGttgattttcttatttcttgatATTCGATTTGTTCCTACAGCACACAAGTTGAAAATGTTGTCCTAACTATCTAAAGCTTGAATTGGTTGCCCCTCTTATTCTACAACATAAATTGTCACTAGATTGTCTGAATTCTTGCacatattttgtaaataaataaaacataaataaagaCATTTTTCAATGATCATCCTCAAACCCATATCTAGGGATGGTAAATAGGCGAGTTAGGTCCAAATGGATCGGGTCCAAAATGGCTTGAGTTCAAAATGCGTTTAAATGAATGGGTTCAAAATGGATTGGGTTggttagtataaataattttattaatttgaatctgaaaatttcaaaattccacacgatggaaagaaaaaaggacaATATTTGAACTATTGAAGAAGGTAATTActacttataatataatacgaCTAAACTTGTATCACATGTTATTTATGTCTAATGACAATGTAAATTAAGATTCATTTGCTAAatcataaagtaaaaaatctataaaatatctaaacaaaaaatactacattttatcaaaataatacataacTTTTTGAATGTTCATTTTGAATGAATACCAAGCCGCacaaccaaattttttatatttgttgagagacaatttatatatgtgtgtgagagagaaaggaGGTAGTGTGTTTGAGAGAGAGATACGTGAGAGTGTGTGTATCTAAAGAAAGAGGAGTTGtgagagtttttttttttttttttttggtgtggaGAGAAAGAGGCTTGTGcatatgagagagagatgtgagagtgtgtatatatatataaagtaagaGGAGTTGTGAGTGTATTTGTGTGTGAGATAGATTGTGTTGTATATatgaagaaagaggaaatggTAGATTCTTTTagatttattgttattttaatttatgggtTGAACCAATTAAAACACATTTTaagcatataattttatttaactccAACTcatatcaatcaattttaaatataaacaatcCAACCCAACCAAAAACTAATTGGGTTGGGTTGAATTCATGGGTTTTAACCCATTTTACTACTCATAGCCATATCCATTTTAGACCTTGTactttataataaaacttaaaaaaatattttgtttctcattACATTGTTCATACATGCTTATTCAACCAACCCAAGGaagtttaaatatatgtgtTTCCAAAACATGTTTCATACCCCTACATATTTCACATTTGGTTGGCATATAAATTTACCACCCCACCAAAATTCAATATTGTGACATTCAAAGTTTTGCAGAAACACCAACACCCTATGCACATGCACATTCCCTTCAAGAAACCTCGCATGCACGATTCCCTGATAGCCACGAACGTCCTCACATTCACACTAGAAGCACACTTGCCTTTTGAGTTAGTTTAATGAATTTGACAACTCCTTTTCAAGCATCCACTAAAGTATATAGGCATCACACGTCTGTCATCTATGAAACGCGAAATCATCTCATGAATGCAAAAATTTAGTGTAAGTCTCTACATAATCTCAATCAATCCCCTGTCT from Sesamum indicum cultivar Zhongzhi No. 13 linkage group LG3, S_indicum_v1.0, whole genome shotgun sequence harbors:
- the LOC105159572 gene encoding HEAT repeat-containing protein 6 isoform X1, giving the protein MSSVVRPWRTAFLTLRDETLASPPWPNILHLLNQLIFCQSDSLIAAARDLPPHEVASDLILLIELVRNVSQYEGIQDVNQSFTRLSHLIHGISHYSSLEMNSTSWALILESFEKIVQNFLGKAKTEGVLDGNVAVIKATKQCLESLRLLFRCLFGLHQAAASLSENEQLLNFVLQVVGCLQGESMYSYYLSDKQTLSEGLWEVLIVAFGMIGEVYSRVGSSLPFDIWQSTIEVLRKVMDIWASRSLLEENIISRFYIELLHCLHLVLAEPRGYLEDHVAGFVAALRNFFRYGLVNKCHVVNQATNRNKEVGPTSQKTCFEASNRPQNGPYRPPHLRKKVVGSEQRKDECSIAPKQEFMSSDSECSDNDGSVKDSCSHQLAKARLTAILCIQDLCRADPKLFTAQWTMVLPSSDVLQHRKYETTLMSCLLFDPHLKVRIAAGTTIMAMLDGPASISLQIAEFKGHTRCGSFTPLSSSLGHILMQLHSGTLYLIKHETNSRLLALSFKILMLLISSTPYSRMSKELLPVVISSVQSTVDEGFPFQSDRSSLLAAAINCLSAALSVTPSSASVKNMLLGEMSTGSLEGRQRSGVLYTLIRYSEQLSSPSISLEAFQALKALAHNYPKVIALCWDQISSIAYGILSSFSGVPPRLWRVNVEHTVPPIKERIITAAIKVLDECLRAISGFKGTEDLSNDKFLDSPFTSDYVKTKAISSAPLNGLESPASSEYESKAYLLGSERWIEATDKHLPITIKYSSAMVRAASVTCFAGMTSSVFFSLPKDKQEFIICSSIDAALNDEVPSVRSAACRAIGVIACFPQIYHSSPEVLEKFIRAAEHNALDSLVSVRITASWALANICDALGHYIDALHAGRGSLDSRTSSEVIPLLVDSSLRLARDNDKVKANAVRALGNLSRFIKFTSQPLVHGDPMDGMHYNGVESSKDYMNERADSLPSASLGTFDWLEQMVQTFLSCVTTGNVKVQWNVCHALSNLFLNKTLKLRDMDWASPVFSILLLLLRDSSNFKIRIQAATALAVPETIRDYGKSYFDVVKSVEHVVENFKSDQISDPSNFKYWIALEKQLTSTMLHLLGLAARCDHRATQDFLIKKASFLELWIKDLCSSLGNTSNSHDEVKHLVSVDQKKDVIFRTIQSLIEVYKCASHHVLAQKFDRLANNVR
- the LOC105159572 gene encoding HEAT repeat-containing protein 6 isoform X2, yielding MSSVVRPWRTAFLTLRDETLASPPWPNILHLLNQLIFCQSDSLIAAARDLPPHEVASDLILLIELVRNVSQYEGIQDVNQSFTRLSHLIHGISHYSSLEMNSTSWALILESFEKIVQNFLGKAKTEGVLDGNVAVIKATKQCLESLRLLFRCLFGLHQAAASLSENEQLLNFVLQVVGCLQGESMYSYYLSDKQTLSEGLWEVLIVAFGMIGEVYSRVGSSLPFDIWQSTIEVLRKVMDIWASRSLLEENIISRFYIELLHCLHLVLAEPRGYLEDHVAGFVAALRNFFRYGLVNKCHVVNQATNRNKEVGPTSQKTCFEASNRPQNGPYRPPHLRKKVVGSEQRKDECSIAPKQEFMSSDSECSDNDGSVKDSCSHQLAKARLTAILCIQDLCRADPKLFTAQWTMVLPSSDVLQHRKYETTLMSCLLFDPHLKVRIAAGTTIMAMLDGPASISLQIAEFKGHTRCGSFTPLSSSLGHILMQLHSGTLYLIKHETNSRLLALSFKILMLLISSTPYSRMSKELLPVVISSVQSTVDEGFPFQSDRSSLLAAAINCLSAALSVTPSSASVKNMLLGEMSTGSLEGRQRSGVLYTLIRYSEQLSSPSISLEAFQALKALAHNYPKVIALCWDQISSIAYGILSSFSGVPPRLWRVNVEHTVPPIKERIITAAIKVLDECLRAISGFKGTEDLSNDKFLDSPFTSDYVKTKAISSAPLNGLESPASSEYESKAYLLGSERWIEATDKHLPITIKYSSAMVRAASVTCFAGMTSSVFFSLPKDKQEFIICSSIDAALNDEVPSVRSAACRAIGVIACFPQIYHSPEVLEKFIRAAEHNALDSLVSVRITASWALANICDALGHYIDALHAGRGSLDSRTSSEVIPLLVDSSLRLARDNDKVKANAVRALGNLSRFIKFTSQPLVHGDPMDGMHYNGVESSKDYMNERADSLPSASLGTFDWLEQMVQTFLSCVTTGNVKVQWNVCHALSNLFLNKTLKLRDMDWASPVFSILLLLLRDSSNFKIRIQAATALAVPETIRDYGKSYFDVVKSVEHVVENFKSDQISDPSNFKYWIALEKQLTSTMLHLLGLAARCDHRATQDFLIKKASFLELWIKDLCSSLGNTSNSHDEVKHLVSVDQKKDVIFRTIQSLIEVYKCASHHVLAQKFDRLANNVR